In the genome of Vespa crabro chromosome 1, iyVesCrab1.2, whole genome shotgun sequence, the window agataGGGAAAGAGCTTTGAAAGTTATTGAAAAGgcattagaaaagaaagaaaatcatgtACCAGACATGCTGTGCTTGTGTGGAAGGATATATAAGGATAAATTTGTTGAAAGTAGACATACGGATCAAGAAAGTTTAAGAAATGCTATTCATTGGTATAGAAAAGGTTTTgaggtaatatttatatatatatatgtctatacatATGGTATTCTTCAGCCAATGCATTGCTTCGAAATGAtgaaattataagattaaaatgataaaaatgttaaaaatattacaagaaaTTGATAATTCCTGAGGTACATATAAGTGGCCAAGAAATAATTAGACTCTACATTAACTTTTGTATATGGAAATCTATACTGTGAAGAAATATAACAATGCTAACTTTTTGTAGGAGTCAagccaatataaaataatgtgaTTATGATGAACTTGTACTATATGATTAGATATGTGAATATTACCATATTATAAGCTCttaatatttagaaatattgattatatttttgacAAACAAACATGAGTTAAGGTGGGTGGAattcaaataattcaaaataataatgatatatacaaGTATTATATAGAagtattaaaatgtatttgaacatatttattattctgtaagctttttctttattttatactcATACTTATGTTTCTATATGATATaagtttattatcatttattttttcctttatattactattattgattatgaaaattcttttatatctgtGATTGTCTGCAcccttattatttatacaaatagaaaaattaattatcaatttcttAGCTTATGGTATCAATATTTTCGTTTGTTGTTTTGATTTCAAATCTATTTTTCCAAGTTGATTCAATGGCTGTtgaacattatatatacaacaatATGCATGTAACAACataagtaattataaattacattgaGCATCATAATATTCAgcatgattataatttttgatcaTTAGGTTCAACCAAACGAATATGCCGGTATAAATCTTGCTACACTGTTAGTTATAGCAggaaatgaattttcaaaaagTGAAGAATTACAACATATAGGAATGGTATTAAATAACTTAATTGGAAAAAAGGGCAGCCTGTCAAGTTTAAAAGATTATTGGGATGTTGCAACTTTTTTTGAGATTAGTGTGTTAGCAGAAGATTACTCAAAGGCTATTCAAGCTGCTGAATGTATGTTCAAACTGAAACCACCCAACTGGTATGTATAACaaatactttaatattttttaatactttttttttaatactttaatacatttttttacattaatacatttaatatattttttttattttaatggatattttaatacattttttaataattttttttataaaaattatgaattttctaCATGAAAGCAATTTTGTTATAGGTACCTGAAGTCAACTATAGGCAACATATCCTTGATAGATAGATTTcgcaaaaaaaatgaagaggcTGAAGTTTCACCTGAGGAGCAAATATTTAGTTTCTGGATGGACTACTTTGTGGAAGCCACAAAACCGGAAGTTGGAGATAGTATACGGTTTCCAGTAAGTTGATAAATGGAATCGTTCTACAAAGGATCCAGTTTTCAATTTGGAAGACTATGGCTTATAGTATTGCATTACGAAACCAGCTTGCTTCTGTACATTTTTGGTcaaagtaagaataatataaaatgctTTTCTGTGCAGGTCcttagattaatttttattaataaattttttattttaaactatttattgaaaatgtattgttttatatattttttgttttagctTCTAGTGTTAGAGccaacaaaaattttaatgccAAGTTATGTGAATGTCAATCTTGGTGCGGAAGAAAAATCGATCCAAATATGGAATTTATGTTTGGATAACATGAAAAATAACTGTAAACAAGTACATGATTGGTTGTTTACTGCAAATATGATTCGAAGTGTGAGTTTATATAAGAGAGATGAGAGATGTCTCTTTCTATACGTTCATCAAAATTCTGACGATTTCCAAATGTATTTGCCATCTGTACAATGTAGGCAAAGATTTTATGATTTGGTCTTAGAAATGACTAGAGATCAAGAAGGTATGGTTACAGATTTAGATGCTTACATGACCGATGATCGTATGAAGGTCAGTAAAtttatagtaaataaaaataacattagtCAATTAAAAatccattatatataatctaagatatatatatatatatatatatatatatatatatatatatatataaatacatatatatatatgtatttatatttttagtttGAATATGAACTAGAtgatcaaaataaaagaatagtaCTTGGAAAAGGAACATATGGTGTTGTGTACGCAGCTCGTGATTTGAATACCCAAGTGCGCATTGCAGTAAAAGAAATTCGGGAACGGAATTTGGGAGATGTTCAGCCTTTAcacgaagaaattaaattacataGTCAGTTAAGACATAGAAATATCGTTCAGTATTTAGGATCGGTAAGTGAGGACGGAtacttcaaaatttttatGGAACAGGTCCCAGGAGGTGagtattagaaattttcatataaaaagatatatgtcTCTTACACTCATGCATGCacgcgcacacatacatacatacatatatatatatatatatatatatatatatttttttttatacaattatcttttttctatttaggAAGTCTATCTGCTTTACTACGCTCTAAATGGGGtccattaaaagaaaatgagtcAACAATATCATATTACACTAAACAGATTTTAGAAGgacttaaatatttacatgatCAAAAAATAGTTCACAGAGATATTAAAGGTATATAGtcaatcgaatatatatgatctttgacaaatatttaatacttatttataCATCAATACATATTCCTGGTTTTCATTTTTAGGTGATAACGTGTTAGTTAATACTTACAGTGGAGTAGTTAAGATTTCAGACTTTGGTATGTCTAAACGTTTGGCTGGTCTTTGTCCAAGTACTGAAACATTCACTGGAACTTTACAATACATGGCACCAGAAGTTATTGACAAAGGTCAACGTGGTTACGGTGCACCtgtaagtataaatatatttctatataatataatatatattacaattttttaacataaattGTGACATTAGGCTGATATTTGGTCTCTGGGCTGTACTATAGTTGAAATGGCAACAGGAAAGCCACCATTTATCGAATTGGGTTCTCCTCAAGCAGCTGTATTCAAAGTAAGTAAAAGATATAtcctataaaaaatttaataataatcaaatattttcattactcTTATAGGTtggatattataaaatacatcCTGAAATACCGTCTGAATTATCTGAGAGAGCcaaaagttttatattaagATGTTTTGAACCAAATCCTGATGTGAGAGCAACTGCTGCCGAATTGTTGGAAGATCCATTTTTAAATGAGTGcgacattttatatttattgaataattatttaataatatacttaaatattaatattacacaCAATACTcactttatatttaatatttataggaaaaagaaaactagtAGATTAGCAGCACCACCAGACTTTAGTAGAAGTATATCTGTTCCTGCGGATAGAATCGATCGTTTAGGGAAGTGTGACAAAACAAACAACAATCATATTGTAACTGCAGTTCCAATGCAAACATCACAATCAGATGACAGGTACtgttgatatttataattatcaaatattatttttttgggAGCTTGAgagtaatttatatttgagTCATTACATTTTACATTCATTCAATGCttgaaattgatatatatgaaGCTTTGAAGCCAACATTTTCATTGTGATATTGTCGATAGTTGATAGCtgcttttaaatattatatgtagtCCCATAAGCTTAGATATTCATGTCTTAGagatataattatctatttatgaTAGAACACAAGAATACATACATTGTATACAAtcttgtaatattataaaatatataaatatcttgtagatacataaatacatatttacatatatagaaaaagcatttataaaatttaatttgtttatttaatatttatattttttttataaagtaatggtataattaacattactaaaatgatctattttatataacaataatattatcaaagatATCAGGTTTATTGGATCAAATTATAATTggtatataattaacaaaatattattatatataatatttaataattaagaattgCATGTAGTGGAGGGCTAACCAAGTCAAGCCCATTGAGAGAGCGCAGTCCAGCTCACCTTCTGTCTCCCATCAGCATGCCATCTGCAACTCTTTCTTTTAACAGGTATGATAcctttattgaaaattattgatgTAATGTGAATATacacattataaaatttattgattctttatattatgataaaaacgTTTACACATTATTTACAACAGTATGAATAGACAATTATGTTCTTAAATTTTTCACTTCCTTGTATcacattattatagataataatgttttccTAAACAATTCCTGCAGAAATTCATGTGATGCTTTTTATTGCTGAACTTACATGTGGTGAATGATATTGCTTTATCaaacatttacatataaaaatttaagcAGGGGTGTGTggtacaaataaattatagtaattgtttccataatgttaattttatctatGTGATTAAATAagtagaaattatatattaatagaatatatatgtatgttgaaataagtattttaatagatagttgtatacaatatatacttGTGTATTCTATagggaataatatataaatataatagtttaCTTGTTTCTATCTTTAGCACAATAGGTAATACACCATCAATAGAAACAAGTGAAAGTGATGTAACTGGAGCTTCTATAACTAGAAGAAGTTCTTCTGGTGGATTATTATCACCGGAAGTTGAATTAGGAGGTAAGTACATGCatgcacatatataaaatttttaatttgttaataaaatagcTGAATAAATGTCCGATTCATTGCAGGACAATCAGGACATAAATCTGGTGAAGAACAAGAAGGcttttatctattaaaaaaagatagtcAGAGAAGAATGACACTGACAAGGGTTCTTAGTCaagatgaaacaaaaatttgtGAAGTTTGGATGAGAGGTATACATCAGGATGTAGGCCAAACTGTTTTACGCATGgtaattatacaatatatatttctagattatgataaatacagattataataaatactaatatcaaattatttttagaatcatttgatattattgatgcGTGGATTAAAGGACTATATTTCTGAACAAAATCAAGAAGTGATCATAACAGCTATACGCACATTGAAAGAAGAATTAGATTTTGATTCAACTGCGATTAACCATCTTCAACTGGCTATTTACTTGTTTCAAACAGCAGTGAATGAAGTTTTAAGAATGCATAGCATTAAACCACATTGGATGTTTGCATTGGATAACTTAGTAAGAAATGCCGTTCAAGCAGCTATTACAGTATTGTCGCCTGGtgagtttttcttctttactttcacacatacatgtacattTGCAGTCGTGTATATGACTTTAGATCATAAAATTGAATATGTAAAATCGAATGTTagtatattaatgaaaattctagAAATatcttatagaaaaataattcctaATAGCAAGAATCTTGAAAATAGTACTACAAGTTCTTCTTATCAAGAAGAgctaacaaatatattaattttaaacgaatttttctgaatttaattttatagaacTTGGAGCAAATTTATTGGGACAAGAGCGCGTTCAACCTGGTGGTCAAGGTCCTGAAGAAGGTTCTACATCTGGTGTTTCGACAGTTAATTCTATAAAGTCTCAGAAGATAGCAGATTCTGTTGATAACAAGTATTGGAAAGAATATCATGATCAAATGGGCACtttaaaaatggaaaacaTGAAGTTATTGCAAGAATTGTTAGATTGTCAGAAATCATACCAAGTATTATTACAGCAAGCTTTAGAAGAACAAAGAGCACAAATGAATACATTGACTCATCTttgtgaaaatattaatagaaaagcTTTAAGACAAGAATCAGGGTAAGCATTCTTAGATATAGTTtgacttttttaataaaattattat includes:
- the LOC124432768 gene encoding mitogen-activated protein kinase kinase kinase 15 isoform X2 produces the protein MPSTCGDTIDVPVGIVDGISSTDSIGTQSDVSGHTTVSGRPRMDVACVLDLQQPEHLAQRKRALEEVKQACHLVNANMHHIQFEKLDFGETNVLDTFYNADVAVVDLSIQLQQSALFYHLGVRESFGMKENILLHNDVDTEATIRLKLSCGSYTFVSYRVIECGSCVATCPATSRITGEESVDPKQHLTLKLKKLFQDVEVQSKAHMKEKFLADLRKARETYSGEELSRALNNMRKRLDDPNVLSGEVVLNVLISFREIQGYDAMVQLVDDLKTIPTHKNYINTPAIRYLYAFALNRRNKEGDRERALKVIEKALEKKENHVPDMLCLCGRIYKDKFVESRHTDQESLRNAIHWYRKGFEVQPNEYAGINLATLLVIAGNEFSKSEELQHIGMVLNNLIGKKGSLSSLKDYWDVATFFEISVLAEDYSKAIQAAECMFKLKPPNWYLKSTIGNISLIDRFRKKNEEAEVSPEEQIFSFWMDYFVEATKPEVGDSIRFPLLVLEPTKILMPSYVNVNLGAEEKSIQIWNLCLDNMKNNCKQVHDWLFTANMIRSVSLYKRDERCLFLYVHQNSDDFQMYLPSVQCRQRFYDLVLEMTRDQEGMVTDLDAYMTDDRMKFEYELDDQNKRIVLGKGTYGVVYAARDLNTQVRIAVKEIRERNLGDVQPLHEEIKLHSQLRHRNIVQYLGSVSEDGYFKIFMEQVPGGSLSALLRSKWGPLKENESTISYYTKQILEGLKYLHDQKIVHRDIKGDNVLVNTYSGVVKISDFGMSKRLAGLCPSTETFTGTLQYMAPEVIDKGQRGYGAPADIWSLGCTIVEMATGKPPFIELGSPQAAVFKVGYYKIHPEIPSELSERAKSFILRCFEPNPDVRATAAELLEDPFLNEKKKTSRLAAPPDFSRSISVPADRIDRLGKCDKTNNNHIVTAVPMQTSQSDDSGGLTKSSPLRERSPAHLLSPISMPSATLSFNSTIGNTPSIETSESDVTGASITRRSSSGGLLSPEVELGGQSGHKSGEEQEGFYLLKKDSQRRMTLTRVLSQDETKICEVWMRGIHQDVGQTVLRMNHLILLMRGLKDYISEQNQEVIITAIRTLKEELDFDSTAINHLQLAIYLFQTAVNEVLRMHSIKPHWMFALDNLVRNAVQAAITVLSPELGANLLGQERVQPGGQGPEEGSTSGVSTVNSIKSQKIADSVDNKYWKEYHDQMGTLKMENMKLLQELLDCQKSYQVLLQQALEEQRAQMNTLTHLCENINRKALRQESGYNSTISGCKNGTNQSDLLQIENTNPTDPSYKDGALINWLQDLQIDEVSIDRFMYEEYTLEDVLNYLTRDDIRRLNLRGGVELRIWQAILKYRRDQENTN
- the LOC124432768 gene encoding mitogen-activated protein kinase kinase kinase 15 isoform X1, yielding MPSTCGDTIDVPVGIVDGISSTDSIGTQSDVSGHTTVSGRPRMDVACVLDLQQPEHLAQRKRALEEVKQACHLVNANMHHIQFEKLDFGETNVLDTFYNADVAVVDLSIQLQQSALFYHLGVRESFGMKENILLHNDVDTEATIRLKLSCGSYTFVSYRVIECGSCVATCPATSRITGEESVDPKQHLTLKLKKLFQDVEVQSKAHMKEKFLADLRKARETYSGEELSRALNNMRKRLDDPNVLSGEVVLNVLISFREIQGYDAMVQLVDDLKTIPTHKNYINTPAIRYLYAFALNRRNKEGDRERALKVIEKALEKKENHVPDMLCLCGRIYKDKFVESRHTDQESLRNAIHWYRKGFEVQPNEYAGINLATLLVIAGNEFSKSEELQHIGMVLNNLIGKKGSLSSLKDYWDVATFFEISVLAEDYSKAIQAAECMFKLKPPNWYLKSTIGNISLIDRFRKKNEEAEVSPEEQIFSFWMDYFVEATKPEVGDSIRFPLLVLEPTKILMPSYVNVNLGAEEKSIQIWNLCLDNMKNNCKQVHDWLFTANMIRSVSLYKRDERCLFLYVHQNSDDFQMYLPSVQCRQRFYDLVLEMTRDQEGMVTDLDAYMTDDRMKFEYELDDQNKRIVLGKGTYGVVYAARDLNTQVRIAVKEIRERNLGDVQPLHEEIKLHSQLRHRNIVQYLGSVSEDGYFKIFMEQVPGGSLSALLRSKWGPLKENESTISYYTKQILEGLKYLHDQKIVHRDIKGDNVLVNTYSGVVKISDFGMSKRLAGLCPSTETFTGTLQYMAPEVIDKGQRGYGAPADIWSLGCTIVEMATGKPPFIELGSPQAAVFKVGYYKIHPEIPSELSERAKSFILRCFEPNPDVRATAAELLEDPFLNEKKKTSRLAAPPDFSRSISVPADRIDRLGKCDKTNNNHIVTAVPMQTSQSDDRIACSGGLTKSSPLRERSPAHLLSPISMPSATLSFNSTIGNTPSIETSESDVTGASITRRSSSGGLLSPEVELGGQSGHKSGEEQEGFYLLKKDSQRRMTLTRVLSQDETKICEVWMRGIHQDVGQTVLRMNHLILLMRGLKDYISEQNQEVIITAIRTLKEELDFDSTAINHLQLAIYLFQTAVNEVLRMHSIKPHWMFALDNLVRNAVQAAITVLSPELGANLLGQERVQPGGQGPEEGSTSGVSTVNSIKSQKIADSVDNKYWKEYHDQMGTLKMENMKLLQELLDCQKSYQVLLQQALEEQRAQMNTLTHLCENINRKALRQESGYNSTISGCKNGTNQSDLLQIENTNPTDPSYKDGALINWLQDLQIDEVSIDRFMYEEYTLEDVLNYLTRDDIRRLNLRGGVELRIWQAILKYRRDQENTN
- the LOC124432768 gene encoding mitogen-activated protein kinase kinase kinase 15 isoform X3, which produces MPSTCGDTIDVPVGIVDGISSTDSIGTQSDVSGHTTVSGRPRMDVACVLDLQQPEHLAQRKRALEEVKQACHLVNANMHHIQFEKLDFGETNVLDTFYNADVAVVDLSIQLQQSALFYHLGVRESFGMKENILLHNDVDTEATIRLKLSCGSYTFVSYRVIECGSCVATCPATSRITGEESVDPKQHLTLKLKKLFQDVEVQSKAHMKEKFLADLRKARETYSGEELSRALNNMRKRLDDPNVLSGEVVLNVLISFREIQGYDAMVQLVDDLKTIPTHKNYINTPAIRYLYAFALNRRNKEGDRERALKVIEKALEKKENHVPDMLCLCGRIYKDKFVESRHTDQESLRNAIHWYRKGFEVQPNEYAGINLATLLVIAGNEFSKSEELQHIGMVLNNLIGKKGSLSSLKDYWDVATFFEISVLAEDYSKAIQAAECMFKLKPPNWYLKSTIGNISLIDRFRKKNEEAEVSPEEQIFSFWMDYFVEATKPEVGDSIRFPLLVLEPTKILMPSYVNVNLGAEEKSIQIWNLCLDNMKNNCKQVHDWLFTANMIRSVSLYKRDERCLFLYVHQNSDDFQMYLPSVQCRQRFYDLVLEMTRDQEGMVTDLDAYMTDDRMKFEYELDDQNKRIVLGKGTYGVVYAARDLNTQVRIAVKEIRERNLGDVQPLHEEIKLHSQLRHRNIVQYLGSVSEDGYFKIFMEQVPGGSLSALLRSKWGPLKENESTISYYTKQILEGLKYLHDQKIVHRDIKGDNVLVNTYSGVVKISDFGMSKRLAGLCPSTETFTGTLQYMAPEVIDKGQRGYGAPADIWSLGCTIVEMATGKPPFIELGSPQAAVFKVGYYKIHPEIPSELSERAKSFILRCFEPNPDVRATAAELLEDPFLNEKKKTSRLAAPPDFSRSISVPADRIDRLGKCDKTNNNHIVTAVPMQTSQSDDSTIGNTPSIETSESDVTGASITRRSSSGGLLSPEVELGGQSGHKSGEEQEGFYLLKKDSQRRMTLTRVLSQDETKICEVWMRGIHQDVGQTVLRMNHLILLMRGLKDYISEQNQEVIITAIRTLKEELDFDSTAINHLQLAIYLFQTAVNEVLRMHSIKPHWMFALDNLVRNAVQAAITVLSPELGANLLGQERVQPGGQGPEEGSTSGVSTVNSIKSQKIADSVDNKYWKEYHDQMGTLKMENMKLLQELLDCQKSYQVLLQQALEEQRAQMNTLTHLCENINRKALRQESGYNSTISGCKNGTNQSDLLQIENTNPTDPSYKDGALINWLQDLQIDEVSIDRFMYEEYTLEDVLNYLTRDDIRRLNLRGGVELRIWQAILKYRRDQENTN